A single Alcanivorax borkumensis SK2 DNA region contains:
- the recF gene encoding DNA replication/repair protein RecF (All proteins in this family for which functions are known are DNA-binding proteins that assist the filamentation of RecA onto DNA for the initiation of recombination or recombinational repair.), producing MLSRLQLSNFRNYGTAEVDLSSSLNVILGDNGSGKTSLLEAIYFIGSGGRSFRGGRLSRLVRDGAEAATLYAEVVGVQDVHRIGIRRTPGGIDAIKLDGQTPKALSEVAVLLPVLALHPTSVELVFGASQLRRRFMDWGMFHVEHQFMPVWRAGSAALKQRNALLRAGNPNLRELGFWNQQLSQTSDRIEGLRRGYLNALQRGLDEALTVLAPELKIRLRLQTGLHKGESYAQALSRLQSDDLRRGFSQAGFHRSDIRIESHGVVARDRLSRGQAKLVAYGLVLAQLPMISQSGKVCTLLVDDLAAELDEEHRNQLLGYLATTGHQTLITALDMPQWAAIVNDNDALQSVENKMFHVEHGKLRSLTESK from the coding sequence ATGCTTAGCCGTCTCCAGTTAAGCAATTTCCGTAACTACGGCACCGCTGAAGTGGATCTGTCTTCGTCCCTGAATGTGATCCTTGGGGATAATGGCAGCGGCAAAACCAGTTTGCTGGAAGCGATTTATTTTATCGGTAGTGGCGGTCGTTCCTTTCGTGGTGGTCGTTTGTCGCGGTTAGTGCGTGATGGTGCTGAGGCCGCCACCTTGTACGCTGAAGTGGTTGGTGTTCAAGATGTACACCGTATCGGGATTCGCCGTACGCCTGGGGGGATTGATGCAATCAAGTTGGACGGTCAGACCCCCAAAGCGCTGAGTGAAGTGGCTGTTCTGTTGCCGGTATTAGCGCTGCACCCTACTTCGGTTGAGTTGGTTTTTGGTGCATCTCAGCTGCGTCGTCGGTTCATGGACTGGGGAATGTTCCACGTGGAACATCAGTTTATGCCCGTGTGGCGCGCGGGATCCGCCGCGCTAAAGCAGCGCAACGCGCTGCTGCGAGCCGGCAATCCAAACCTGCGCGAACTGGGCTTTTGGAATCAGCAACTGTCGCAGACTTCTGATAGAATTGAAGGGTTGCGCAGAGGCTATCTGAATGCACTGCAGCGTGGTCTTGATGAGGCCTTAACGGTACTGGCACCGGAGCTAAAAATACGCCTTAGGTTGCAAACAGGGCTCCATAAGGGTGAGTCCTATGCCCAAGCATTGTCGCGTCTTCAGTCTGATGACTTGCGGCGCGGTTTTAGCCAGGCTGGGTTCCACCGCAGTGATATCCGTATAGAGAGCCACGGCGTTGTCGCCCGCGATCGTTTATCTCGCGGGCAGGCGAAATTGGTCGCTTATGGGCTGGTCTTGGCTCAGCTGCCCATGATTAGTCAGTCAGGTAAGGTTTGCACCCTGCTGGTGGATGATCTGGCGGCTGAATTGGACGAAGAGCATCGTAATCAATTGCTTGGCTATCTTGCCACAACGGGCCACCAGACATTGATTACTGCGCTGGATATGCCCCAATGGGCTGCCATCGTTAATGATAATGACGCATTACAGTCGGTCGAGAACAAAATGTTCCACGTGGAACATGGAAAGCTGCGATCCCTCACCGAGAGCAAATAA
- the dnaN gene encoding DNA polymerase III subunit beta produces the protein MKFSINREQLLKPLQQVAAVVEKRQTLPVLSNVLLEVGDGQLSMTGTDLELELVARLPLEGELEPGETTVPARKLVDIGKSLPAEADIRFEVDGERMLVRSGRSRFTLSTLPASEFPNLEEDAAGSSLEIKPDVLRGLIDRTAFSMAQQDVRYYLNGMLFELKSGRLRAVATDGHRLALCDAELDVPVEEASVILPRKGVMELSRILGDSGEVARLTIGRNHVRIVVGAITFTSKLVDGKFPEYDRVIPKEGSRKVVADRETLRQALARVAILSNEKYRGVRVQLSEGSLRIVANNPEQEEAEEEVSVDFNGSPLEIGFNVSYLLDVLNTMGGTQAELEMGDSNSSALVFDPESKAAVYVVMPMRL, from the coding sequence ATGAAATTCTCAATCAATAGAGAACAGCTGCTCAAGCCGCTACAGCAGGTTGCGGCAGTGGTGGAGAAGCGGCAGACCTTGCCGGTACTGTCCAATGTGTTATTGGAAGTGGGTGATGGCCAGCTATCTATGACCGGGACAGACCTGGAACTGGAGCTGGTCGCCCGTTTGCCGCTTGAGGGCGAGCTTGAGCCTGGCGAAACCACCGTGCCGGCCCGTAAGCTGGTAGACATTGGCAAGAGCTTGCCGGCGGAGGCGGATATCCGTTTTGAGGTGGATGGTGAGCGCATGCTGGTTCGTTCTGGCCGTAGCCGCTTTACTCTGTCCACCCTGCCGGCCTCCGAATTCCCGAATCTGGAAGAAGATGCCGCTGGCAGTAGCCTTGAGATTAAGCCGGATGTGTTGCGTGGTCTGATTGATCGAACAGCGTTTTCTATGGCTCAGCAGGATGTGCGCTATTACCTGAACGGGATGCTTTTTGAACTTAAGTCTGGCCGTTTGCGTGCGGTGGCTACCGATGGCCACCGCCTGGCCCTGTGCGATGCAGAACTGGATGTACCCGTGGAAGAGGCGTCGGTTATTCTGCCGCGCAAAGGGGTGATGGAACTATCGAGAATCCTCGGGGATAGCGGTGAAGTTGCACGCCTGACTATTGGTCGTAATCATGTGCGTATCGTGGTCGGAGCGATCACTTTCACGTCCAAGTTAGTTGATGGTAAGTTTCCGGAATATGACCGAGTAATCCCGAAGGAAGGATCCCGTAAGGTGGTGGCTGACCGTGAGACCCTGCGCCAAGCGTTGGCTCGGGTGGCGATCCTTTCTAACGAAAAGTACCGTGGTGTGCGGGTGCAGTTGTCTGAGGGTAGTTTGCGGATTGTGGCTAACAACCCAGAGCAGGAAGAAGCGGAAGAAGAAGTGTCCGTAGATTTTAATGGCTCGCCCTTGGAGATTGGTTTCAATGTCAGCTATCTGTTGGACGTGCTGAATACTATGGGTGGCACGCAGGCGGAATTGGAGATGGGTGATAGCAATAGCAGTGCCCTGGTTTTTGATCCTGAGAGTAAGGCAGCCGTGTATGTGGTTATGCCGATGCGCCTCTGA